Proteins encoded within one genomic window of Camelina sativa cultivar DH55 chromosome 19, Cs, whole genome shotgun sequence:
- the LOC104766826 gene encoding protein CONTINUOUS VASCULAR RING 1, translated as MGDEKPAVVMANRERDRELLIPVADSGDKDDGPSSKPSSSASSSSSSSSSSSHQSSHETLSLFIRGWASKKFMTGCVILLPIAITFYITWWFIHFVDGFFSPIYAQLGINVFGFGFLTSIAFIFLVGVFMSSWLGASVLNLGEWFIKRMPFVRHIYNASKQISTAISPDQNTQAFKEVAIIRHPRIGEYAFGFITSTVVLQNYPTEEELCCVYVPTNHLYIGDILLVNSNDVIRPNLSVREGIEIVVSGGMSMPQILSTLDKPSASIDRTTSL; from the exons ATGGGAGACGAGAAGCCGGCGGTTGTGATGGCCAATCGAGAAAGAGATCGAGAGCTTCTGATTCCCGTCGCTGATTCCGGCGACAAAGACGATGGTCCTTCTTCgaagccttcttcttctgcttcctcttcctcttcttcttcttcttcttcttcgcatcAATCCAGCCACGAG ACTTTAAGCTTGTTCATTAGGGGTTGGGCGTCCAAGAAGTTCATGACAGGCTG TGTTATCCTACTTCCTATTGCAATTACTTTCTATATAACATGGTGGTTTATTCACTTTGTGGATggattcttctctccaatatATGCACAACTTGGAATCAACGTATTTG gtTTCGGTTTTTTGACTTCCATTGCATTCATCTTCTTGGTCGGTGTGTTCATGTCTTCGTGGTTGGGAGCATCGGTTCTGAACTTAGGAGAGTGGTTTATCAAGCGGATGCCATTTGTTCGTCACATCTACAACGCCTCTAAGCAAATCAGCACTGCAATATCTCCTG ATCAAAATACACAAGCTTTCAAGGAAGTTGCAATCATTAGGCATCCCCGAATAGGCGAATATGCATTTGGCTTCATTACATCGACTGTTGTTCTCCAG AACTACCCAACCGAGGAGGAACTTTGCTGTGTATATGTTCCCACAAACCACCTTTACATCGGAGATATACTACTTGTCAACAGTAATGATGTTATCAGGCCGAATCTCTCTGTCCGGGAAGGAATAG AGATTGTTGTATCGGGTGGAATGTCAATGCCACAGATTCTATCGACTCTTGATAAACCTTCGGCCTCAATCGACAGAACTACAAGTCTATAG
- the LOC104766827 gene encoding protein tesmin/TSO1-like CXC 6: MGEGEGEGDKLPPKKDEVITQESMKSARQLDFTHVVHPLHSNQAPVTSAASASSSIPSPAVTATPPITTSQARPVSTTTVATPIPPPPQPQGLLHVPIRHPERKPESPKSKPRAVGVGETRDGTPQKKKQCNCKHSRCLKLYCECFASGTYCDGCNCVNCFNNVEFDTARREAVQSVLDRNPNAFKPKIASSPHGGRDSREEVGEPVMLGKHYKGCHCKKSGCLKKYCECFQANILCSENCKCLDCKNFEGSEDRQSLFHGEHSHNVAYLQHVNAAITGAIGSYGFASAPGPKRKKGQEFFLNQGTKDSPTHRLGQANTGRTPSSKTDSRAGGPSKVVYRSLLADIIQPKNVKALCSVLVAVAGEAAKALTEKRLADQKETSVSSSVQDQGQGNNKGDEVEKAASGNQAEKSGPEDSSSDGSKGRSLSPDTLALMCDERDTMLMVATSPNGSVEPTSQLPNGGQDQFYAEQEKVVLTKFRDCLNQIISCGELKESNFSSSRMDLDTPAHTAVKIQPVVQQRPVANGVSQTIKQPSQRTTTTTPTPTTRLTTTTTTTTTPTPTPIPTTTSAQTQLHKTPALSEKKDL; the protein is encoded by the exons ATGGGAGaaggtgaaggagaaggagacaaACTCCCGCCAAAAAAGGATGAGGTGATTACACAAGAGTCGATGAAGTCGGCGAGGCAGCTCGATTTCACTCATGTGGTGCATCCACTTCACTCTAATCAAGCTCCTGTCACATCTGCTGCTTCTGCTTCATCATCAATCCCTTCACCGGCTGTGACGGCTACGCCGCCTATTACTACCAGTCAGGCACGACCTGTTTCGACGACGACGGTGGCGACTCCGATTCCACCGCCGCCACAACCTCAGGGGCTTCTTCACGTCCCCATTAGGCATCC GGAAAGGAAGCCCGAATCACCGAAATCGAAACCAAGGGCTGTGGGTGTGGGGGAAACTAGAGATGGAACCcctcagaagaagaaacagtgTAACTGTAAACACTCACGCTGCTTGAAGCT GTACTGTGAATGCTTTGCATCCGGTACTTACTGTGATGGTTGCAACTGTGTGAATTGTTTCAACAACGTTGAATTTGACACCGCGAGACGGGAAGCTGTTCAATCAGTTCTGGACCGGAATCCAAATGCATTCAAGCCTAAGATTGCTAGCAGTCCACACGGCGGACGAGATAGCAGG GAGGAGGTTGGTGAACCTGTGATGTTAGGGAAACACTACAAAGGCTGTCACTGCAAGAAATCAGGATGTCTTAAGAAGTATTGTGAGTGCTTTCAAGCAAATATTCTTTGCTCTGAGAACTGTAAATGTTTGGATTGCAAAAACTTTGAAGGAAGTGAAGATAGACAATCGCTCTTTCACGGTGAACATTCCCACAACGTGGCTTATCTCCAACACGTAAATGCTGCCATAACTGGAGCTATCGGTTCCTATGGCTTTGCATCTGCTCCAGGTCCTAAGAGAAAGAAAGGTCAGGAGTTTTTCCTCAACCAAGGAACCAAAGATTCACCAACTCATAGGCTTGGCCAG GCAAATACTGGAAGAACCCCATCTTCGAAAACTGATTCTCGTGCTGGAGGCCCATCTAAAGTTGTATATAG GTCTCTTTTGGCAGACATAATTCAACCGAAGAATGTGAAAGCACTCTGTTCTGTTCTGGTTGCTGTAGCTGGGGAAGCTGCAAAGGCACTAACAGAAAAACGGTTAGCTGATCAGAAAGAAACGTCGGTGTCCTCTTCTGTGCAAGATCAAGGACAAGGCAATAATAAAGGTGACGAGGTTGAGAAAGCTGCGAGTGGAAATCAAGCTGAGAAATCTGGTCCAGAGGATTCCAGTTCAGATGGCTCCAAAGGGAGGTCACTATCTCCGGACACTTTGGCATTGATGTGTGACGAACGGGACACTATGTTAATGGTTGCAACTTCACCTAATGGTTCGGTGGAGCCTACCTCACAGCTACCAAACGGCGGGCAAGACCAGTTTTATGCAGAACAGGAGAAAGTAGTGTTAACCAAGTTCCGTGACTGCCTTAACCAGATTATTTCTTGCGGAGAATTAAAAG aGTCAAATTTTTCTTCGTCAAGAATGGATCTAGATACACCTGCGCACACTGCCGTCAAAATCCAGCCAGTGGTTCAACAAAGACCAGTTGCGAATGGAGTTTCTCAAACCATAAAGCAACCTTCCCagcgaacaacaacaacaacaccaacaccaacaacaagattaacaacaacaacaacaacaacaacaacaccaacaccaacaccaataCCAACAACTACATCCGCACAAACTCAACTTCATAAAACTCCAGCTTTGTCTGAGAAGAAAGACCTCTGA